GAAAGCCATATCCAGAGCGCCAAAAAGCGGCGACCCTCCTGAACCACAAAACCCGACCATCACATGGGACTCGGCCATGCGGCGCATGGCCGCATCCGTTATGGATGACCCTTTGCCCAGCAAAACAAAGGCGGTGTTACGCTCCGGAAGATTGAAATACGACTCAATCTCCCCGCCATCCTGCGTTGCGTAGACGATGCGGTTGTCCATCTGCATAACGCGCACGTGTTCCAGATAAAACACATTGGCGCGCTTGGAGAGCATCACGGGCCGGGGATTGACCTGTTTTTTCTCCTTCATGGCAGATCACGGCAAGTCCGGCACGCAGAAAACGTTATGGGCGCTGCACAGACCATAGCTGTTCGGCAGGCACTCGGCCTGCGGCGGCGACCCGGACTCACGACGCACCGCCAGCGTAAAGCGCTGCTCCGTGGTTTTGCTGCTCACAATAAAGTAGTCCATCTTCTCCTTTTGCACGGTCTGCATGCGGCGCTGGCGCAGCTGCCCGGCCTCTGCCCCTGTTCTGCGGTCGCTTTTCAAACTAGGTACGCGATACCGTCTGAAGGCCACCCAGGCTCCCGCATAGTTTTCAGGAACTGATGCGGGATAGTGCAGTCTGGCATAATCCCGCATCCAGGGCAGGCCAGAGAGCGAGGCCGCCAGGGCATCCAGATCATCCCTGCTGGAGGCGAATACCCGTAATGCTCCTCCACCTCTGTCGCATACGGCCTGACGTCCTGTCGGTATTGCCAGAGCATAGGTATGCGGCTTTGCCGCAAACAAGGGATGCAGCAGGGTCAGCATGCGCCCCCGTAATGCGGGAGCGCTCATGCCCGTGTCTTCAGCGGCGGCCAAGGCCTCGATGTCAAAATACACGCGCGGCATCATGGCTATGCACTCTCTGAAAAGACGCCGCCGCGAATGATGCAGGCCATCAAAAACATGCCTTCGGGCGTATCGGGGTCCATATCGCCCGCCCGCAACATATAGCCGAAACCAGAGATTTTTTTCTCATTACGGAAAAAGAGCTGTGCATCAAGACTTGCGCCGTTGGGTTCTACAGGGATAGCAAGGCCGCGCTCCCCATAGCCCGGATACCAGGTATCAATGGTGCGCAGGGCATTGCCCACCTTCTGGTCGCGCAAAGCCGCCTGCCCGCGCTCCTGAACACTGTGCTTGTCCTGATTTTTCGGCGCTTCGCCAACGCAATACAGAGGACGGGCAAAGCCCTTGGCCTTGTTTTCCAGATAGTTTTGCGAGGGGAAGACTTCCAGTGCGCCGCGCACGCCAAAGTCCACATCCGCCTCTACCAGCAAAGACACGTCGCGCTGTCCCCGCAGTCCGGCTGCGATGCGTTCGGCAACGGCCTTTTCCGCCTCGGAATAGGAATCAAACGTATTCAGGGGTACTTGCAGAGCGTCAAAATGAACATCCAGGTCCGCCCTGTCCCGCACACGAACGCTTACATGCTCCGCAATGGCTCTGTTGCGCCACAAGAACCGGCCATTGGCCAGGTTGCGCGCATAGCGGCAGGCGAGTTCTGTCATGCCTGCGCTCTCTTTGCCTTTGTCGATAAAGGCAGTCAGCCCTTCCCTGAAGGCAGTCAGGTCTTCCATATCATCTGTTTTTCCAGGAGCGCAGGCAAAAAGCGCTGAAGAAAGATCAAGAAAACGCACGTCAAAACGGACGCGCAACTTTTCGGCCATGGGGTCAAGTTTGGCTGAATCTGTGGTCTGGATGTTGGAAACTTCTTCGCGTGGGGCGCTTTTTGCGCTGGCGCTCTCTTTATCTTTCGTATCAGGTTTATTGATATTTTGTGTACCCCTGATGCCATGCCGCACGACGGGGAGCGGCGAAATACTGCCATCGGCAAACACATTGAAAAAAAGGGCGTCAGTAACCATAAGGCAACGCTGAAATGAAAGAACACCGGGCAGTTTTTTAAGAGCTTTTGCCATGATATTTTCCTTTTACTGGGGGTTAGCGTTGATCCTGATATATTCTGTACACGTCGGGCGTTGCCCACTCTGATCTCCACAAAGTTTGTTCCGCCCTGTCTTCATCAAGGCAGCGGCGTATGGGCACGTACTGCACAAGCCCCACAAGCGGTTCCGCAAAGGCATGCTCGTACCCTTCACGCACGCCGGAGCGTTTTTCAAACGGGGTGGTGGCGGCATAGCCAAGGCAGGTGGCTGAAAGCCAGCCCATGCCGTCGCCTTCCACAGGTTTGTGGCCCAGAGCGGCCACGAACTGCTCCGCGCGGTTGCCTGCCCCTTCCCTTTCCAGCAGGTCGCGGCGATCCATCACAACATAGCCAGTGCCAATATGTTCAAGAGCCTCACTGACATCACTGCACAAACGTGATTTTCCCTTACGGGTGATCGCGCCGCCAGCAAGTCGGCTTGTTGCAACATGGGCATCAATATCTTCGGCGGTGGCGAGATCCCGAATGCCAATAACCAGAGAAACCTCCATATGGGCACGGGCCACCGGCTGGAGGGACAATGCATGGTCATTTTTGGCGGAATAGTCCCAATGTTTCCTTGAAGACATAAAAGTATAGGCCGCTCCTCGCCGCAACTGTGGGTTGAATCTACCGTAAAATGAATCTCCAAGCGGCGTGTAACTGTGCAACACAAAAGCCATTGAAAGCACGTCGTCCGCCATATCTACTTTACGGCCAAGAGCGTGCGCCATGAGCCAGGCTGCGAGCACGGGCGGTCCGCCCAAAAGAAAGGCGGCATTATACATGTTGGCGCCCTGAACCCGCATATGCGACAGAACAAGATAGGATGTCATCGAAACGCCTCCTCCAGAATAACCTCAAGGCTAAAGCGGGCAGACGAATCCAGCTTCAAAAGGCTGTGCCCGGTGCCTTTGTGGGGCATCAGCATTTTGGCGACTACCAGCCGTGCCATACGGCGTGCCCAGTTATCGCAAAGCCCGCATAGCGACGGGTCCAGCAATCCCCGGATTTCCAGCGGCCGTACATGGGGCGAGACGCGGGCGTGACGCGGCGGGTCCAGGTGGGGCAAAAGCTCATCTTCCGGCAGAAGATGCTCATGCTGCACCAGCAGTTCCTGGGCCTCTACCGCCATATCCAGCACGGCACGGCCAATGGCCGCAACAAGCTTTTCTTCCCGCTCTCTTTCCCTCAAGGTAATTGTGCTTTCATCCGGTTCCGCCCTCAGCACTTCTTCACGAAATGCGGCATATGTCTGGACAGCTTCCCTGAAGGGACCGGGGACATGCACATCAAGCGGCAGGCCTTTATGATAGAGCGCGAAGGCATCACGGGTGGACGCCGACGCCCCTGGGGCCGACACCATGAGGGGACGTTGCATGGAGCGCACCAGACTGCCGACGTTTTGCGGGTTGGATCCGCCAATACCGAACTGGGCCTGGCGCAGCTTTCGCCTTGCCCCTTCCGATTCTTCCGTTGCTGCCTCGTTATGACGCGGCACAAGACCCTGCTCACTGTCAAAAAACAGCGGGCAAATGCTGCTTGCCGTTATTGGCGTCATACTCACATAGCCGCCCGGCGCGTCTTTTTTGGGAATAAGCAACTGGCGCAGACGGTGATCCACAAAGTCCGTGCCAATACTGTAGCCGGACGCATTGGCAGCCGCGATGCCTTCAATGATTGCCTTTTTTTCGTCAGCCCCCGCGTCTTTCGCTTTTGGCGCTTCAGCGAGAACCCAGTTGATCTGCTTGACGATGCCCGCCTTGGCTGCCCCGCCTTCCGCATAGTCCAACGGGAAGGAAAGACCACTCCCCAGAAGGGTACGCAACGAAATATAGGGCAAGTCCAGCGCGGCATCAGGCCCGAGGCGTATGCCCACAAGGCTTGCGTTAGAATTGACTGTCTTTGAATTAAAATGGACAAGACGCTCCGTTTCCTCTCGGTATTTCTGGGGAGGGTATGGTTTCCATTCTTCGCTCATGGCGCTCCTTTCCGTCCGCTACTGCGGCTGGTTTCAAGTTATTCGCCGTATGCCAAAACCCAGATCATACATAAAACTGTCATTATTATATGAGGTCAGCTCGGCTTGCAGGCCTTCTTCCGGCCATATGCCCGCCTCATGACACAAGCGTTCCATTTCCGGCGGGCTGAGCGCCAGCCAGGCATTGGGCATAGCCTTTTCTTTGCGCATTTCATGCTCGTTACATACCCAGCTTGCGCCGTGAGAATCCTCATCCCAACGGAAATACAGCGCATTTTCACCCTCGACCCGCATTAGCCAAAGCTGCTTGCGGCCAGATATGCTACGCAGAGGCGTTTGCTCATAGGGCGTGGCCGACATGCGAAAGGCATCTATGGGACTACGGCTGAACAGCCCCTCACTTCCATCGCTGTCTGCGCCAAAAAACCGCGTAACCCTCGTGGCGATGGCCCTGTCGTCAGCAACGGCAAAGGCACTTCCTCCGCCAAGCCGCAGCCCGGCATCAATGGTGAGCGCCTCCGCCTGCCAGGGCAGCAGCTGGGCAAGGTCATGCCCCTTGTATAGCCTCACCTGACCTTTGCCCTCGTATCCAGGAAAAATAAAAGCACGAGTATCTTTCGAGCCCTGTTCGCAATTTTTACAATGACGCAAATTGTGTCTGAGTATGGCGATATTGTGTGCGTTGTCGCGGGAAACAAGACGGTGCCTGTTGACACGTCCTGCAACCTGAACAATGGATTGCGCGCTGGAAGGCTCAATGACAGCCCAGTCAAAGTCGTGATCCCTGCCCACCTCTTCCACGGGCGTGGCCACAACAATAAAAGGCACTTGCGGCTGCGTGGCGCGGGCCACAAGCACCCGTATTTCCTTGTCTGCGAGGATATGGGCATTCCCTCTTTTGCGGGTCAGCAGATGATCGAGGCGGCGCTCTTTATGAAACCGGCTGATGCGCCAGTCGCCAGAGTGATAGCAAGCCACATGGGCATGGGGCAGCGCCTGGGCCAGGCTGCGCGCCGTGGCAACAGCGCCGTTGATGTTCGCCACACGTACAAGACCGAAAGAAATCCGCCTGCCCGGCGAAAATTCCCAGGCGTTTTCAGCGTGCAGGCGCTGCACTGCTTCCAGCACCGCATTCTGAAATCCCTGTATGGAGGGCTCCACCGGCTGCAAAAAAGCCCGTCGCATGCAGGGCATGCGTTGCAAATGGGACGTCATATCCTGCATGCGTTTGGCATACCATTCTGAAAATGCAGCGCTTTTGTTGTCAGAAACCAGCACTTCCGGCGCGAGACTGTCATCAATGACGGCAATGCCCGAACGCGCAGGGGCCGCGTCTGGCTCCTGCATCAATGCGCGCCGGAGCTTCTGGCCGGAAATCCAGGCGGCATGGACGGCGTCAGCCGTGGCCTGAGAAAGTGTGGCCGAAGAACAGATGATATTGCGCCCGAAAAAAGCGCTCAGTTGCACCAGCCGCAAGACAGCCACAAGGGCTTCCGGCTCATAGCCGTCGACCTCGTCCAGCACCAGATCGGCTGTCATGAGGCGCAGCAGGGCTTTGACGTGATGCCCCTGACGGTCAGGACGGCCGGCGGCATCCAGAAAATCAATGGTAGATACCAGCAAGGGCGAACCGACGATCACCTTTTCACGCGCCGTGCGCCAGAAGGGTTCCATCCATGCGGGCAATGGGCCGGAATCGCCGCTGCAGAGGATCTCGGATTCGACCACGTCTCTGTCGTCAACGGTTTCTGTTCGACTGGCCCAGTCAAAAAGCCTTTGGGTGACGCCATCGCCGATGACCGTGGCCATGTCGGCGGGCAAAATGCCAAGGTCAGATTGCAGGGAGTGCCCTGTCTGCAAGGTCAGGCTGCGTAAATTGAGCGCAATGGAGCAACGCGGCGCGGCATCACGCGAAAGAATGCAGGCCGCGCGCAGGTTCATTCTTGTCTTGCCGCTGCCCGTACCAGCCATATTGAACACAAGGCAGGGCGTGTCGGGGTTATCCTGCCGCCAGCGGGCCAGGGCATCGGCAGCGAGGTTTTGCCAGTGATAACGCGAGGCTTCGTCCGCCGGTTCCACAATGGACGCCACTGAAGCCTCTTGCAGCCCTTCAAGCGGGCCCGCCGTGCTCTGCGACAGTTGGCCCATGCGCCATGCGGCGTTGGCAGCCACATGGGCCACTTCGGTCAAATGCCAGTGCAATGGCTGGTTAAGGACACGTTTGTTTTCGACAAACCGGGTATTGGCGGCGCTTGTGCCGTCATCAGGAGGGGTGGGATAGGCTCTGGCCGAAACGGTGTGATCAGCAAAAATGAGCGCGGCCCTGGCCAGGATGAGGCATGCCCACCAGAATTCCGTATGCTCCCGGCCCTGCAGCGCCTCGGTCAGCGCGCTCAATTTTGATTCAAGCCGCTGAAAATTTTTGCATATGTCTTCGGGCAGGGGCGCGTGGGGCTGGCAGTAGTCTTGAGGAACATTCTTTGAACGGACATGGGAAGCCGCCACCGAAGGAACCCTTCCGCCATCTTCACCGCCAGAAAAAAGCAGATGATGGCTTGCCACAAGAAAATCCACGGCTTCCAAAGCGGTGGCCGGGGCGTGGAACGCCCTTGAACCTGGGTCTGTTGGACGTTTAATAACTTCGTCAAGCGCCTTATCGTCATGCAAAACCCGCCATGCCTCTTGCCAGCTTACACCTTGCCGTAAAGCGCGCAGCAGGCAGACACTTATCCACTCATGGCGCACGTCATCGCACAGCATTTTGCGATCGCGCAACTTTTTCTGAAAATATATTGAATACTTACCAAGGTCATGAACAAGGGCGGCAGCCTGCGCCAACAGGCAGACACAGCGAAGCCAGAGCGGAATTTCTGCCGCGCGCCTGGCCAAGCGCCGCGATGTTCGCACGGCAACAGCGCCATCGGCAGAAAACCTGCCCCGCGCGCCCACAATCCACAGTAAACGCATACGGCGGCGGCCGTCATTTTGATAACAGGCCACCGCCGTATTGCGGGTTGCACTTTTGCGAAGAGCCGCATGAAGTTCTGCCAACCCTTCACGGGTTATGGGCGTTATCCATGTGCGAATACCGGCTCTTGGCGCGTAGCTGTCTAAAATTCTTTGCGTTCTTGAAACTGATTTCCTGGTGCATTCAGAAATAAGAACAACATGCATCTCTCGCTTACCTCAGTTTCAATTTGAAGCGGTCGGGGCGATACAATAGATACAACGATATTTCTTCATGTATTATGGGCTAAATGAATCCAGGTCAAACCTTATTACTGTTTTGTTGTTCAGCAATCCCCGGACAACAAAATATAAATTTTAAAATACGCCTTATAGTACAGTTATTTACTGTGTTACTGCACAGAATTTTTTTCCGTTTTGCCCCAAAAAAGGCAGGGCAGGTTTTGTACATAACCGGGCAATACTCCGCGACAAATTTTGTCTATAATCATTTAATATGCTGGCATATTTAGAAAATAAAATAACTAGCATAAATATATATAAAAAACTTAGAGCAAATTATGCATGAAACGCAGTGCAAATAAAAAAAATATACATTTGCCATAGATATAACAATACCCGACAACTACAATATATTTATATTCAAAAGTACGTTTACCAACTCAATACCCACCCTTATCAACGCATAAGGCCTATTGTATCATTTTATATACAGTAACACCTGTCCTTATGGATATTTTTTCATGGCTGGTGTACGGTGACGGACTTTTTGTTTCAGGTTCTGCCCGCGCAGCACTGTTCAGAGTCCATCCACACTGTTCCCTCCATAAGGAGACTGTTCATGACCGGAGCGTCTTTTGAAGCGCTGAATCCTCGCCAGATGTACGGCAAGGTTGTGGAAACCATGATAATCAAGGCCACACGGCCGCCCCGCCAGGCTTTTTTGCTTTCCGTGATGGCGGGTCTGTTTATAGGATTGGGCTTTGTTTACTGCGCTGTGGCCAATGTGACAGGGGCAGGCAAGATCGTTGGCGGGCTTGTGTTCAGCCTTGGCCTCATGCTTGTGGTGGTGCTGGGCGGCGATCTTTTCACCTCGACCACCATGACGCTTGTGCCCCGCGCGAGTAACAGGATTAGTTGGGGGCAGATGCTCGCAAACTGGGGCATCGTTTATGCCGGAAATTTCGTCGGCGCCATTGCGCTGGTAGCCCTTATCCTTCTCAGCGGGCACCCCTGGAACGACGGCGGCAGCATTGCCCTTTATTACATCAAGACAACCGAATACAAGCTGACCCACAGCTTTATCGAGGCCCTGTTTTTGGGCGTCATGTGCAACCTTATGGTCTGCCTTGGCGTGTGGATGGGGTATTCCGGCCGCTCGCTCTTTGACAAGATGGCAGCCTGCCTTTTTCCTGTGGGCCTGTTCATTGCCTGCGGATTCGAACACAGCATCGCAAACATGTTCATGATCCCCATGGGCATACTGTGCAGCGGTATGATGCCGCCCGAAGTAGCGGCCAAGCTGGCCGATCCTGTTCACACGCTCTCGCTGCTCACCTGGGAAAACTTTGTGCTGAAAAATCTCATCCCGGTAACACTGGGCAATATCCTTGGCGGCGGCGTGCTTGTGGGCCTGTTCCATTGGCTTGTGTTCGCAGATGAAAATACCAGGGAAGCCCGCGCCACAAGCGACGCTCACGAAAGCCTGAAAGAGAAGCATGCCGGATAATGGCGTGCTGTCATGTGGAGGATGGCCGCCCGCAGGGGCGGCTGCCCTTCGGCCACACCAGGTTGAACCGCACTTTTTTGCCCTGCTAAATTCTTTGAAAGGCTTGGAAACGTCGGCGGTGGCGCGTGAAAGCCCTGCTCCCTGCCACATGCCTGCATCTGCGCGCACGTGGATTCATGCCATCGTCGAATGAGGCTTTCTTCCGTCGCGACAGTAAGGATTCCTGGTTGCGATATCGGCAGGCACAGTGTATGTTGCCAAAAGCTCTATGGCGCTCCACGCAAAAACGTTCAGCGCATGAAGCGGCGTGCTGTCTTTCGCATAGAATACCGCACAGTGCGCCGCTGCTCCCCCCTCCGCAGGACAGCCCCCCCCAACAGTTCAAATCGCTCTGCGGGCACCGCTCAAGCTTTGTTTACGCCTTTGCGGCAGACGCCTGCCAGCACGGTCGTCAAGCACATTCACAATGAATGCCCCAACCGACGGCATACACGTATTACTCTTCTTCACTGCACAGGAACGCTTGCATATTTTTCAAAAAAACGTACTCTCCAACAAGCAGACTGGTATGCCTGCCGCAAATGCGCGCCACACGGTGCTGCTGCGGCAAATTCCTTTTGGGATTACGGCATGCTGCTGAAATTTTTCGCGGTGGTGAACCCGCCCCGCAGCCAAAGGACTTTCATGACCAAAGACCAAGAAACCCCAGTGACAGAGACCCAAAATTCAGGCGAACCGAGCCCGAAGCCTTCCAAACCCAAGACCCGCGCCTCTGCCCGCGGAAAGACGGCTACTGCCCCTGGAACAGTCGCCAAAACGGCAGAAAAAACCGCGCCCCCTTCCCCCGCTTCCAAGACTTCTCCCAAGGCTTCTCCTTCCTCCGCCAGCGCGGATTCCGCGCCAAAAGCCGCCAGGCCCAAGACTGCCAGAAACACGACGGGCAAATCCGCCTCGGCCAAAAAAAGCTCCGGCACGGCAGACGCCCCCAAGGCTGGCACGCCTGACAACGCGCCCGCAAAATCTGGCACTGCGCCTGCGGTAAAGGCTGCATCTGAAAAGACAGCCCGGCCTGCCGCGACCACGGCGCAGACGCCTGCGGAAAAGAGTGTGGAAAAAGCGCCAGCCGCCACTGCTGCTGCCGCTCCCTCCACGCCCAGCGGCGACAAAAAGTCCGCCGCAAAATCCAGAACCGCCCGAGGCAGGCAGACAGCTGCCAGGACTGGCAAGGACGACGTTACCGCTGCCAAGGCAGAGGGCAAGGCCGCTCCAGCGACAGCCACGGCTAAAGACATGTCTGCCAACGAAAAAGGCACTGCCAGAAGCAGGGGCACAAAAACTGGAGCAGCCAGGGGCACGGCCCGATCGCATGCTGGCAAAAGCACGGCCGCCAAGCCGGATGCCGCCACAAGCGCCGCTGGCAAGCCTGCCGACGCCGCTCCGGGCGCGGGTGCGACATCTGAAGCCAGACCCAACGCAAAACCTGACGCAAAACCGGCCACCGCTGCCGGGGCCCGCCCTTCGGCCAGGGCCCGCGCCGCTGCGCCCCGCACAAAAACGTCGGCCCAGAGTCCTGCTCCAAAGGCCGCCGCACAGCCTGAAAAGAAAAATCTTCCGTCCTCCACCGCCGCTCCTCAGGCCAGGCCTGCCCCGGCCAGAACAGAAGCCGGTCAGCGCCAGCCGCAGACCGCGCACACTGGCAAACCCGCTGCCGAGGTCAAGGACGCCACGGTTTCCGTCACTGCGACGGTAACATCCACAGAAGTGCTGGCACTGGCTTCCGGCGAAAAGCTGGCCATTGCCAGCCGCGAATCGCTTGCCATTACGGCCTCCGAAACCCTGGCGCTGGAAGCTGTCACCGACACCCAGGATACTGAAGGACGCCCTGAAGGCTCCGATGACGCGCCGCGCCGCAAGAACAGGCGTGGACGCCGCGGGGGACGTGGCCGCAACCGCAGAAAAGAGCAGAATGGCGATAATGGCGAGATGCAGGCAAGCGATGGACTTGCTGCCGACGAGGTTTTTGACGACGCCCCGCAAAATGGTCAGAGCCAGGCCCTTGCCGAAACGGGCCAGGCCAGCGCCGCCACGCCTGCCGCCAGCCCTGACAAGAAAACCCCCGAACCGGCCAAGACTGCCAACAACCAGAAATCTGCTCCGGCAGCGCCTACGGCCAAGGGTAAGGGAAAATCCGAATCAAGCTCCGGCAGACGCCGCATGTTCATCAGCGTTTTGCCAGGCGAGCAGGTTGAGGTGGCCCTGACCGAAGACGGACAGTTGCTTGAATATTACCTGGACATGCTGCATCAGCGCAAAATCAAGGGCAATATTTACAAGGGCGTCATCCACAACATAGACACCAATCTTCAGGCCGCTTTTGTGAGCTACGGCGCAGGCAAAAACGGCTTCCTGCAGATTGACGAAATCCATCCCGAATACTGGCTGACGCATCACGAGCCAGCCAAGGGCAAAAAATTTCCGCCCATCCAGAAAGTTCTCAAGGCCGGACAGGAAGTGCTTGTTCAGGTTGTGAAGGAGCCTACGGGCAGCAAGGGCGCGTTTTTGACCACGTGGCTCTCGCTGGCCGGACGTTTTCTTGTGCTCACCCCCGGACAGGAACAGATCGGCGTTTCGCGCAAAGTGGACGATGATGAAGAACGGAGCCGCCTGCGCGAAATGATGAACGGCATTGACCCCGGCCCGGGGCTGGGAGTCATCGTGCGGACGGTCAGCGCGGGAACCACCAAAACGACCCTCAAGACCGACCTGCAATATCTGAAGCGCGTCTGGCGCGACATTCGCAAAAAAGCCACCGAGGTCACGGCCCCTGCCCTTATCTATCAGGAGCCAGGCCTGTCGGAACGCGCCGTTCGCGACTATCTGACAGAAGACGTGGGCGAAATATGGGTGGACAACGAGGATGTGGCCCAGAGCATCCGCGAAACCGTCAACCTGCTCTTCCCCCGCAAGAGTGATCTCGTGCGGCTGCACAATGACGTGCGCACCTCCATGTGGGAACGGTTCAACCTGCGCCGCCAGCTTGACCAGATTTATACCCGCGAAGTGCTGCTGCCCTCTGGCGGCCGGCTGGTCTTTGACCAGACCGAAGCCCTCATGGCCATTGACATCAACTCTGGCAAAATATCCGGCAAGGGCAACTTCGAGGCCATGGCCCATAAAACCAATATGGAAGCCGCCGAAGCCATTGCCCGTCA
Above is a genomic segment from Desulfovibrio sp. containing:
- the cas6f gene encoding type I-F CRISPR-associated endoribonuclease Cas6/Csy4 — translated: MPRVYFDIEALAAAEDTGMSAPALRGRMLTLLHPLFAAKPHTYALAIPTGRQAVCDRGGGALRVFASSRDDLDALAASLSGLPWMRDYARLHYPASVPENYAGAWVAFRRYRVPSLKSDRRTGAEAGQLRQRRMQTVQKEKMDYFIVSSKTTEQRFTLAVRRESGSPPQAECLPNSYGLCSAHNVFCVPDLP
- a CDS encoding Rne/Rng family ribonuclease, with protein sequence MTETQNSGEPSPKPSKPKTRASARGKTATAPGTVAKTAEKTAPPSPASKTSPKASPSSASADSAPKAARPKTARNTTGKSASAKKSSGTADAPKAGTPDNAPAKSGTAPAVKAASEKTARPAATTAQTPAEKSVEKAPAATAAAAPSTPSGDKKSAAKSRTARGRQTAARTGKDDVTAAKAEGKAAPATATAKDMSANEKGTARSRGTKTGAARGTARSHAGKSTAAKPDAATSAAGKPADAAPGAGATSEARPNAKPDAKPATAAGARPSARARAAAPRTKTSAQSPAPKAAAQPEKKNLPSSTAAPQARPAPARTEAGQRQPQTAHTGKPAAEVKDATVSVTATVTSTEVLALASGEKLAIASRESLAITASETLALEAVTDTQDTEGRPEGSDDAPRRKNRRGRRGGRGRNRRKEQNGDNGEMQASDGLAADEVFDDAPQNGQSQALAETGQASAATPAASPDKKTPEPAKTANNQKSAPAAPTAKGKGKSESSSGRRRMFISVLPGEQVEVALTEDGQLLEYYLDMLHQRKIKGNIYKGVIHNIDTNLQAAFVSYGAGKNGFLQIDEIHPEYWLTHHEPAKGKKFPPIQKVLKAGQEVLVQVVKEPTGSKGAFLTTWLSLAGRFLVLTPGQEQIGVSRKVDDDEERSRLREMMNGIDPGPGLGVIVRTVSAGTTKTTLKTDLQYLKRVWRDIRKKATEVTAPALIYQEPGLSERAVRDYLTEDVGEIWVDNEDVAQSIRETVNLLFPRKSDLVRLHNDVRTSMWERFNLRRQLDQIYTREVLLPSGGRLVFDQTEALMAIDINSGKISGKGNFEAMAHKTNMEAAEAIARHLKLRDIGGQVVIDFIEMRDKKHVIEVEKTLRNIMKNDRARHDVGRMSSFGLLELVRQRTGSSALAITMEPCPSCGGTGQRRNIEWQALQALREMHRMLRAENKEKCVYNASPELALYLLNHKRDSLREMEQSYSKCLEISVRP
- the csy3 gene encoding type I-F CRISPR-associated protein Csy3, with amino-acid sequence MAKALKKLPGVLSFQRCLMVTDALFFNVFADGSISPLPVVRHGIRGTQNINKPDTKDKESASAKSAPREEVSNIQTTDSAKLDPMAEKLRVRFDVRFLDLSSALFACAPGKTDDMEDLTAFREGLTAFIDKGKESAGMTELACRYARNLANGRFLWRNRAIAEHVSVRVRDRADLDVHFDALQVPLNTFDSYSEAEKAVAERIAAGLRGQRDVSLLVEADVDFGVRGALEVFPSQNYLENKAKGFARPLYCVGEAPKNQDKHSVQERGQAALRDQKVGNALRTIDTWYPGYGERGLAIPVEPNGASLDAQLFFRNEKKISGFGYMLRAGDMDPDTPEGMFLMACIIRGGVFSESA
- the cas3f gene encoding type I-F CRISPR-associated helicase Cas3f, producing the protein MHVVLISECTRKSVSRTQRILDSYAPRAGIRTWITPITREGLAELHAALRKSATRNTAVACYQNDGRRRMRLLWIVGARGRFSADGAVAVRTSRRLARRAAEIPLWLRCVCLLAQAAALVHDLGKYSIYFQKKLRDRKMLCDDVRHEWISVCLLRALRQGVSWQEAWRVLHDDKALDEVIKRPTDPGSRAFHAPATALEAVDFLVASHHLLFSGGEDGGRVPSVAASHVRSKNVPQDYCQPHAPLPEDICKNFQRLESKLSALTEALQGREHTEFWWACLILARAALIFADHTVSARAYPTPPDDGTSAANTRFVENKRVLNQPLHWHLTEVAHVAANAAWRMGQLSQSTAGPLEGLQEASVASIVEPADEASRYHWQNLAADALARWRQDNPDTPCLVFNMAGTGSGKTRMNLRAACILSRDAAPRCSIALNLRSLTLQTGHSLQSDLGILPADMATVIGDGVTQRLFDWASRTETVDDRDVVESEILCSGDSGPLPAWMEPFWRTAREKVIVGSPLLVSTIDFLDAAGRPDRQGHHVKALLRLMTADLVLDEVDGYEPEALVAVLRLVQLSAFFGRNIICSSATLSQATADAVHAAWISGQKLRRALMQEPDAAPARSGIAVIDDSLAPEVLVSDNKSAAFSEWYAKRMQDMTSHLQRMPCMRRAFLQPVEPSIQGFQNAVLEAVQRLHAENAWEFSPGRRISFGLVRVANINGAVATARSLAQALPHAHVACYHSGDWRISRFHKERRLDHLLTRKRGNAHILADKEIRVLVARATQPQVPFIVVATPVEEVGRDHDFDWAVIEPSSAQSIVQVAGRVNRHRLVSRDNAHNIAILRHNLRHCKNCEQGSKDTRAFIFPGYEGKGQVRLYKGHDLAQLLPWQAEALTIDAGLRLGGGSAFAVADDRAIATRVTRFFGADSDGSEGLFSRSPIDAFRMSATPYEQTPLRSISGRKQLWLMRVEGENALYFRWDEDSHGASWVCNEHEMRKEKAMPNAWLALSPPEMERLCHEAGIWPEEGLQAELTSYNNDSFMYDLGFGIRRIT
- a CDS encoding type I-F CRISPR-associated protein Csy2, which translates into the protein MTSYLVLSHMRVQGANMYNAAFLLGGPPVLAAWLMAHALGRKVDMADDVLSMAFVLHSYTPLGDSFYGRFNPQLRRGAAYTFMSSRKHWDYSAKNDHALSLQPVARAHMEVSLVIGIRDLATAEDIDAHVATSRLAGGAITRKGKSRLCSDVSEALEHIGTGYVVMDRRDLLEREGAGNRAEQFVAALGHKPVEGDGMGWLSATCLGYAATTPFEKRSGVREGYEHAFAEPLVGLVQYVPIRRCLDEDRAEQTLWRSEWATPDVYRIYQDQR
- the focA gene encoding formate transporter FocA yields the protein MTGASFEALNPRQMYGKVVETMIIKATRPPRQAFLLSVMAGLFIGLGFVYCAVANVTGAGKIVGGLVFSLGLMLVVVLGGDLFTSTTMTLVPRASNRISWGQMLANWGIVYAGNFVGAIALVALILLSGHPWNDGGSIALYYIKTTEYKLTHSFIEALFLGVMCNLMVCLGVWMGYSGRSLFDKMAACLFPVGLFIACGFEHSIANMFMIPMGILCSGMMPPEVAAKLADPVHTLSLLTWENFVLKNLIPVTLGNILGGGVLVGLFHWLVFADENTREARATSDAHESLKEKHAG